The Vibrio aphrogenes genomic interval CTCTATTCAAGGAGTTGAGAAACTCTTCAACCACAAGGTGCTTTATGAGTACGATTAAAATTGATAACAAATCTCATTACTGATAAATTAATTGTTATGTTATAACATATCTTTGAGGTTGGTATGAAAAAAGGCATTCACCCGGAATACCGTACAGTGGTATTTCATGACACCAGTGTTGATGAATATTTTTTGATAGGGTCAACACTACAAACCAAGCAGACGATCGAATGGAAAGATGGCAAGACGTATCCGTACTTTACGATTGAAGTATCTTCTCTCTCCCATTCTTTCTATACCGGTAAGCAGATGGTGATTCAAAAAGAAGGTCGCGTAGCAAACTTTAATCGCCGCTTTGCTCAATTTTCAACAGGGGATAAATAAATGAAAGTATTAAAATCACTGAAAAGTGCGAAAAATCGCCATCCCGATTGTCAAGTCGTCAAAAGGAAAGGAAGGCTTTATGTGATCTGTAAAGCGAATCCAAGATTTAAAGCTGTGCAAAAATAAAGCGTGATAGAAATGAGTACCTGATTTAGGACGGGTCAGGGGTATAAATAAGGGTGGAATACAGTTCCACCCTTGTTATTTCTACACTTTTTCAGTGATAAGAATGGAAGCTTACCAGCCTTTTACTACGCTGCCGTTAAACAGCTTCATGGCTTCTTGGTAAACTGCATCAGATTGGTAGGCTTTAACAAAGTTCTGTACGTTTTCGTCGTTGGCATTGTCTTCACGGGCTACGATTAGGTTAACGTATGGAGATTCTTTGCTTTCAACAAAGACGCCATTTTGCTCAACAGTTAAGCCATTTTGAGCGGCAAAGGTGTTATTGATGATCGCAATCGCCACGTCTTGTAACGCATTCGGAAGTTGTGGGGCTTCTAACTCAACAAAATCCAATTTCTTCGGGTTTTCAACGATATCAAGTGGTGTTGCTTCAAGACCTGCGTCTTTTGCTAACTTAATTAACCCTTGTTGTTCAAGCAACAGTAGGGCACGGCCTTCATTGGTTGGATCGTTTGGAATCGCGATGCTGTCGCCTTTTTTCAACTCATCAAGAGATTTGATTTTCTTGGAGTAACCTGCAATTGGATAAACAAACGTATTGCCGACAGGCTTTAGTTTATAACCACGGTCTTTAATTTGCTTATCAAGATACGGCAAGTGTTGAAAAGCATTTAAATCAATAGAACCATCGTCCAAAGCGGCGTTAGGAATAATGTAATCAGAGAAAATGGTTAATTTAACGTCAAGGTTATATTTTTCTTTGGCAACTTGCGCGGCAACTTCGGCAACTTGCGCTTCAGGGCCAGCGATCACGCCGACGTTGATGGTGTTCTCTGCCGCATTCGCTGCACCAGTGAGCAGTAAGGATGTGGCAACGGCGGCGGCACTAATCAGGCTTTTCAATTTCATATACTAATCTCCATGTATAAATGCTTTGTAAATATTCCCAGAGTATTGACTGCGGCGGTTTTGTTGATGAAGTCCATTTCTCCCAATCGTATGCAGGTATTCTGCTTATGAGGTCATTTACTTATCGTCTTACAGCCACGTCAATGACTTGGGTATAGTGTTGGTTTTTTATATTTAACGATGATCCACTCGGCTGGCAATTCGGTCGCCCACCATTTGAATGATTTGTACCACGATCACTAAGAGTACGACAGTGATAAACATAATATCGGGTTGATAACGTTGATAACCATAACGCATCGCTACGTCACCTAGGCCACCGCCGCCGACAGTACCGGCCATGGCTGAGTAGCTGACCAGTGTCACTAAAGTGATGGTAATAGTATTAACAATCGAAGGCAGTGCTTCTGGTAGCAAAACTTTAGCGATAATTTGCATTGGGCTGGCTCCCATTGATTGTGCTGCTTCAATTAAGCCACTCGGCACTTCAACTAAAGCGCTTTCAACTAAGCGAGCAATAAATGGAATTGCGCCAACAGTAAGAGGCACGATGGCGGCGGTTGTGCCAATGAATTTGCCAATTAATAAGGTCGTAAAGGGAATGATAGCGACCATTAAGACTAAAAAGGGAACGGAACGACCAATGTTAACAATGGCACCTAATACGGTATTCACGATTCGGTTTTCTAACAAACCATGTTTTTTGGTCACGTGTAAAACCACGCCCATAGGTATACCAATAATAAAGCCGATGAGTCCCGCAACACCGACCATATACAAGGTTTCCCATGTTGCGCCCCAAATTAAACGGAAGGTGCGATGATCGTAATACCAATCCATGATGTGATCATAAAACATAGCCAAGTACCTCGACTTTAATATTGTGTTCTTTTAGGAAAGTGAGTGATTGAGTCACGGGTTCTTGGTCGCCAAAAAATTCTGCCACCATTAATCCGAAGCGTACGCCCCCGGCATAATCGATATCGGCACTTAAAATACTAACATCGACATTAAATTGGCGAGATAGCTGGCTCACCGCCGGAATATCAATAGAATCACCAGTAAACTCTAAGCGGACTAATGGCACTGAGCCTTCGACTTGGTTGGCTTGTAGGCGCGCTTTGTAATCTTCAGGAATAGATAAATCGAGGGTTGAGCGAATAAATTCTTGTGCCAATTCGGTTTTCGGGTGAGCGAAAATATCACTGACTAATCCTTGTTCCACTAAGCGGCCACCACCAATAATGGCAACTTTGTCACAGATATTTTTCACCACATCCATTTCATGAGTAATGATCAATATGGTCAGATTAAGCTGCTTATTAATGGTTTTGAGTAGCTCTAAAATAGATTTAGTGGTTGCTGGGTCGAGCGCGCTGGTGGCTTCATCACAAAGTAGCACTTTAGGCTCAGAGGCCAGTGCACGAGCAATCGCAACACGTTGTTTTTGTCCACCACTTAAATTAGCAGGGTAGGTGTCACGTTTGTCAGCTAGACCAACTAAGGCGAGCAGTTTGGTTACACGCTGATCGATTTGAGATTTATTGACCTTCGCCAGCTCTAAGGGAAGTGCCACATTATCAAAAACGGTTCGAGAAGACAGGAGGTTAAAGTGTTGGAAGATCATGCCGATATTACGGCGAGCCTGACTTAATTCGCTGGCAGAAAGTTGAGTAAGATCGAGTCCATCGACTAAGACAGAACCAGACGTGGGCGCTTCAAGCATATTCACGCAGCGGATTAGGGTACTTTTACCCGCCCCTGATGAGCCGATCACGCCAAAGATTTCCCCTTGAGGAATATGAAGATTAATGTCAATTAAGGCAGGGATTGTTTTACTGCCTTGATAAAACACTTTATTGACTTGATTAATTTCAATCATTTAACAACCTGACTGGGTAATACATTCCATGTTCCCAAGTGCCTCTATATATAACATAAAGGTCTAAATAAAGCTCCCAAAGGGCAAGGCAAACAAGTTTTAGATTGCGTGAACTTGAAAAGAGATCAAAGCGTGATACATATTTCAATTCACTTACTTAAACGTATTTTATTCTTGCTGAAACTCGCTCCTTGAGGTGACTTGGGGTCTCATTTTATTTTCAATAAAGCATTGGCTTAGTAAAACGCATATGCCTTGTGAAAACATATATTGATTTAGTGAAAATACGCATTGATATTGCGATTTAGTAGATGATGCTATGGTTTTCGCTTTCTCAAGTCAATAGGTATTTTTACGTCTAGACGTCTAAATGGAATTAATTATTAAGCGAGGTTAATGAAATGAAGAGGCAACCATTTGGGTTATCGAGCGAATTATCGGTGTAATTGATTAGAATAGAGGAGAGAAAGCTTAGGCTCTGAGGAATCTTAATGAACAACTAAGCAAAGCGTGCGATAATTGGCGTTGGAACTACTCAGATCCAGTGGATATTTGTTTGAGCTTAAAGAGAGAGAGTGATTTTGTCTAAACCAGCCGTTTTTATCGATCGTGATGGCGTTATTAATGTCGATCATGGTTATGTCAGCAACGTGGATGATTTTGAATATATTGACGGTGTATTTGAAGCGACCAAAGCACTCAAAGATTTAGGCTACTTATTGGTTCTGGTCACTAATCAATCGGGTATTGCTCGTGGCTATTACACTGAGAAACAGTTTTTAACGCTCACTGAATGGATGGATTGGAATTTTGTCGATAAAGGTGTGGAGTTTGATGGTCTTTATTATTGTCCTCATCACCCAGAAGGCTCAGTGACAAAATACGCGCAGGTGTGCGATTGTCGAAAACCTGCCGCGGGTATGTTTGTTTCTGCTCAAGAAGAATTAGATATCGATATGAGCAAGTCGGTCATGATCGGTGACAAAGCGGATGATATGCGAGCGGCGATGGCAGCCGGCGTGAACACGAAAATTTTAGTGCGCAGTGGCAAGACGGTAACGCAAGAGGCGGAGCAATTAGCCGATGTGGTCCTCGATAGCATCAATGATGCGCCTAAATACTTAGCTGAGCGTAAATAATACCGCTAATTAACCTCAACTGAAGATCTAGCCTATAGCGTTGATTTTAAAAA includes:
- a CDS encoding methionine ABC transporter permease, whose protein sequence is MFYDHIMDWYYDHRTFRLIWGATWETLYMVGVAGLIGFIIGIPMGVVLHVTKKHGLLENRIVNTVLGAIVNIGRSVPFLVLMVAIIPFTTLLIGKFIGTTAAIVPLTVGAIPFIARLVESALVEVPSGLIEAAQSMGASPMQIIAKVLLPEALPSIVNTITITLVTLVSYSAMAGTVGGGGLGDVAMRYGYQRYQPDIMFITVVLLVIVVQIIQMVGDRIASRVDHR
- the gmhB gene encoding D-glycero-beta-D-manno-heptose 1,7-bisphosphate 7-phosphatase gives rise to the protein MSKPAVFIDRDGVINVDHGYVSNVDDFEYIDGVFEATKALKDLGYLLVLVTNQSGIARGYYTEKQFLTLTEWMDWNFVDKGVEFDGLYYCPHHPEGSVTKYAQVCDCRKPAAGMFVSAQEELDIDMSKSVMIGDKADDMRAAMAAGVNTKILVRSGKTVTQEAEQLADVVLDSINDAPKYLAERK
- the ykgO gene encoding type B 50S ribosomal protein L36, whose protein sequence is MKVLKSLKSAKNRHPDCQVVKRKGRLYVICKANPRFKAVQK
- the metQ gene encoding methionine ABC transporter substrate-binding lipoprotein MetQ; amino-acid sequence: MKLKSLISAAAVATSLLLTGAANAAENTINVGVIAGPEAQVAEVAAQVAKEKYNLDVKLTIFSDYIIPNAALDDGSIDLNAFQHLPYLDKQIKDRGYKLKPVGNTFVYPIAGYSKKIKSLDELKKGDSIAIPNDPTNEGRALLLLEQQGLIKLAKDAGLEATPLDIVENPKKLDFVELEAPQLPNALQDVAIAIINNTFAAQNGLTVEQNGVFVESKESPYVNLIVAREDNANDENVQNFVKAYQSDAVYQEAMKLFNGSVVKGW
- a CDS encoding type B 50S ribosomal protein L31, which produces MKKGIHPEYRTVVFHDTSVDEYFLIGSTLQTKQTIEWKDGKTYPYFTIEVSSLSHSFYTGKQMVIQKEGRVANFNRRFAQFSTGDK
- the metN gene encoding methionine ABC transporter ATP-binding protein MetN; the encoded protein is MIEINQVNKVFYQGSKTIPALIDINLHIPQGEIFGVIGSSGAGKSTLIRCVNMLEAPTSGSVLVDGLDLTQLSASELSQARRNIGMIFQHFNLLSSRTVFDNVALPLELAKVNKSQIDQRVTKLLALVGLADKRDTYPANLSGGQKQRVAIARALASEPKVLLCDEATSALDPATTKSILELLKTINKQLNLTILIITHEMDVVKNICDKVAIIGGGRLVEQGLVSDIFAHPKTELAQEFIRSTLDLSIPEDYKARLQANQVEGSVPLVRLEFTGDSIDIPAVSQLSRQFNVDVSILSADIDYAGGVRFGLMVAEFFGDQEPVTQSLTFLKEHNIKVEVLGYVL